The following are encoded together in the Anoplopoma fimbria isolate UVic2021 breed Golden Eagle Sablefish chromosome 13, Afim_UVic_2022, whole genome shotgun sequence genome:
- the prkg2 gene encoding cGMP-dependent protein kinase 2, protein MGNGSMKSKRYKHTDGSTSNSRAFKDHGFKNSSLDALRTRVDELEREGKRRDEELSAKEQQIKGLQEQLAKQTRALAELSEELQEKCVQLNKLQDVMKNQTGPFMSSRTPSIRASVRNSPNLSVRIKGSINRRKGAKSGVSAEPTSRTYDSSGLPKFSFEKARVTKDASVKKLLTDALNKNQYLKRLELQQIKDMVECMYECTYQQGEYVIKQGEPGNHLFVLADGKLDVFQQNKLLASITVGTTFGELAILYNCTRTASVRAVNKVRTWALDREVFQNIMRRTAETRHEQYRNFLRSVSLLANLPEDKLSKIVDCLEVEYYDKGEYVIREGEEGSTFYIIAQGKVKVTQTTEAHKLPQTINTLQKGDYFGEKALISDDVRSANIIADENGVECLVIDRETFDQTVGTFNELQKYLQGYVATLDRDDKKRHARRSVSRHQSQPLSPDIIQLKDMVAVFPPSRPFDHLEVIATLGVGGFGRVELVKVQDEDVTFALKVIKKKHVVDNRQEEHIHSERKILAEARSPFVVKLYRTFKDNKYVYMLLEACLGGEIWSLLRDRGSFDEPTAKFCVGCVTEAFDYLHRKGVLYRDLKPENLMLDTEGYIKLVDFGFAKKIRCGQKTWTFCGTPEYVAPEIILNKGHNFSVDFWSLGILVFELLTGSPPFSGSDQMMTYTFILKGIEKMDFPKKVTKRPEDLIRKLCRRNPSERLGNLKNGITDIKKHRWFNGFNWEGLKAMTLPSPLKREITGPTDHSYFDTYPPDEDSPPDELSGWDMDF, encoded by the exons ATGGGGAACGGTTCAATGAAATCGAAGCGTTACAAACACACGGACGGCTCCACATCCAACAGCCGAGCCTTCAAAGATCACGGGTTCAAGAACTCGTCCCTGGACGCCCTGAGGACTCGGGTGGACGAGCTGGAGCGGGAGGGCAAACGGCGAGACGAGGAGCTCAGTGCCAAAGAGCAGCAGATCAAAGGTCTCCAGGAGCAGCTGGCCAAACAGACGCGAGCGCTGGCCGAGCTGAGcgaggagctgcaggagaagTGCGTCCAGCTCAACAAGCTGCAGGACGTGATGAAGAACCAGACCGGGCCCTTCATGTCGTCCAGGACTCCTTCCATCAGAGCCAGCGTCAGGAACAGCCCCAACCTCAGCGTTCGAATCAAGGGGAGCATCAATAGACGGAAAGGGGCAAAATCCGGGGTGTCGGCCGAACCCACATCCAGGACCTACGACTCCAGCGGCCTGCCCAAGTTCTCCTTCGAGAAGGCCCGGGTTACCAAGGATGCGAG TGTAAAGAAGCTGCTGACGGACGCCCTGAACAAGAACCAGTACCTGAAGAggctggagctgcagcagatcaAAGACATGGTGGAGTGCATGTACGAGTGCACCTACCAGCAGGGAGAGTACGTCATCAAGCAGGGAGAGCCTGGGAACCATCTGTTTGTCCTGGCAG ATGGGAAGCTGGATGtgtttcaacaaaacaaactgctggCTTCGATAACGGTCGGGACCACGTTTGGAGAATTAGCCATCCTGTACAACTGCACACGGACTGCGTCAGTGCGAG CGGTGAACAAAGTGAGGACGTGGGCTTTGGACCGCGAGGTGTTTCAGAACATCATGAGGAGGACGGCCGAGACGCGACACGAACAGTACCGCAACTTCCTCCGAAG tgtttcactCTTGGCCAATCTACCGGAGGACAAGCTAAGCAAAATAGTGGACTGCCTCGAGGTG GAATACTATGACAAGGGAGAGTACGTCATccgggagggagaggagggcagCACCTTCTACATCATCGCACAGGGGAAG GTGAAGGTGACCCAGACCACCGAGGCCCACAAGCTGCCACAGACCATCAACACACTGCAGAAGGGAGACTACTTTGGAGAGAAAGCGCTTataag TGATGATGTCAGGTCAGCTAATATCATCGCAGATGAGAACGGGGTGGAGTGCCTCGTCATCGACAGAGA GACATTTGATCAGACAGTTGGCACCTTCAATGAGCTGCAGAAGTACCTCCAAGGCTACGTGGCAACACTCGATCGTGACGACAAGAAGAGACATGCCAG GAGGTCGGTGTCCCGTCACCAGAGTCAGCCGCTGTCGCCAGACATCATCCAGCTGAAGGACATGGTGGCGGTGTTTCCTCCATCCAGGCCCTTCGACCACCTGGAGGTCATCGCTACTCTCGGGGTCGGCGGCTTTGGACGAGTAGAACTG GTGAAGGTGCAGGACGAGGACGTCACCTTCGCCCTGAAGGTCATCAAGAAGAAGCACGTCGTGGACAACAGGCAGGAGGAGCACATCCACTCGGAGAGGAAGATCCTCGCCGAGGCTCGCTCGCCGTTCGTTGTCAA ACTGTATCGCACATTTAAGGATAACAAGTATGTGTACATGCTGCTGGAGGCCTGTCTGGGTGGAGAGATCTGGAGTCTGCTCAGAGACAG GGGGAGTTTTGATGAGCCGACTGCTAAATTCTGCGTTGGTTGCGTCACAGAGGCTTTCGATTACCTCCATCGCAAAGGCGTCCTCTACAGAGACCTGAAGCCAGAGAATCTCATGCTGGATACTGAGGGATACATCAAACTG GTTGACTTTGGTTTTGCCAAGAAGATCAGATGTGGCCAAAAGACGTGGACCTTTTGCGGGACACCGGAGTACGTGGCCCCTGAGATCATCCTCAACAAAGGACACAACTTCAGTGTGGACTTCTGGTCTCTGGGCATCCTGGTGTTTGAGCTCCTAACCGGCAG TCCTCCGTTCTCAGGAAGTGACCAGATGATGACGTACACTTTTATCCTAAAAGGAATCGAGAAAATGGACTTCCCAAAGAAGGTCACCAAGAGACCTGAGGATCTGATACGCAAGCTGTGCAG ACGAAATCCCTCAGAGCGACTGGGCAACCTCAAAAACGGAATAACGGATATCAAGAAGCACAG GTGGTTTAACGGCTTCAACTGGGAGGGACTGAAGGCGATGACCTTACCATCTCCTCTGAAAAGAGAA